In Acidimicrobiales bacterium, one DNA window encodes the following:
- a CDS encoding response regulator transcription factor, with protein sequence MCGEAADGEEAVRLALDMHPDVVLMDIRMPGLDGLEATRRIAGDQRLQGVKVVILTTFDLDEYLFEAIRAGANGFIVKDTEPVELLRAVRAVVAGDALLSPGVTRRLIAEFVVRAKDPTALPDLDTLTQREREVVALVAEGLTNDEIAERLIMSAATAKTHVSRAMIKVGARDRAQLVVFAYETGLARPGWRS encoded by the coding sequence GTGTGCGGCGAGGCTGCTGACGGCGAAGAGGCCGTCCGGCTCGCGCTCGACATGCATCCCGACGTCGTGCTCATGGACATCCGCATGCCCGGGCTGGACGGCCTGGAGGCCACCCGCAGGATCGCCGGCGACCAGCGGCTGCAGGGTGTGAAGGTGGTCATCCTCACCACCTTCGACCTCGACGAGTACCTGTTCGAGGCGATCCGAGCCGGCGCCAACGGCTTCATCGTGAAGGACACCGAGCCGGTGGAGCTGTTGCGGGCGGTGCGGGCCGTGGTGGCCGGCGACGCCCTACTGTCACCAGGAGTGACCCGTCGGCTCATCGCCGAGTTCGTGGTGCGGGCCAAGGACCCGACCGCCCTGCCGGACCTCGACACCCTCACCCAGCGGGAGCGGGAGGTGGTGGCCCTCGTGGCCGAGGGGCTCACCAACGACGAGATCGCCGAGCGGCTGATCATGAGCGCGGCAACGGCGAAGACCCATGTCAGCAGGGCCATGATCAAGGTCGGCGCCCGGGACCGGGCCCAGCTTGTCGTCTTCGCGTATGAGACCGGTCTGGCCCGGCCTGGCTGGCGGTCGTGA
- a CDS encoding ABC transporter ATP-binding protein gives MTPPALSTRGLTKRYGSRTVVDHLDMELPSGVVAGFIGPNGAGKTTTMAMLLGLVRPSAGTAAVLGLSIAEPAAYLARVGALIERPAFYPSLSGDENLGVLATVGGHDGRRIPALLDTVGLRARGGDRFRSYSLGMKQRLGIAAALLGDPDLLILDEPANGLDPQGVREMRELVGRVADTGRTVLVSSHDLSELEQVCDWLVLIDAGRSLYQGPALELLDGAGGGLAVAPQRPGDLSLLRDLLAAQGHRTRVEGARILVEVDRGGMDDVAASANQAAFGAGIVLVELHPVRMTLEDRYLALVEAGAR, from the coding sequence ATGACACCACCTGCCCTCTCCACGAGGGGACTGACCAAGCGGTACGGCTCGCGTACCGTCGTCGACCACCTCGACATGGAACTGCCGTCCGGAGTGGTCGCCGGCTTCATCGGCCCCAACGGCGCCGGGAAGACGACGACGATGGCCATGCTGCTCGGTCTGGTGCGGCCCAGCGCCGGGACTGCTGCCGTACTCGGTCTGTCGATCGCCGAGCCGGCCGCCTATCTCGCCCGGGTCGGGGCACTCATCGAGCGTCCTGCGTTCTACCCCTCGCTGTCGGGCGACGAGAACCTGGGCGTGCTCGCGACGGTCGGGGGCCACGACGGTCGCCGCATCCCCGCCCTGCTCGACACGGTCGGCCTCCGAGCCAGGGGAGGGGACCGGTTCCGCAGCTACTCGCTCGGCATGAAGCAGCGCCTCGGCATCGCCGCCGCCCTGCTCGGTGATCCGGACCTGCTGATCCTCGACGAGCCGGCCAACGGCCTCGATCCGCAGGGCGTGCGCGAGATGCGCGAGCTGGTCGGCCGGGTTGCCGATACCGGTCGCACCGTGCTCGTGTCGTCGCACGACCTCTCCGAGCTGGAGCAGGTCTGCGACTGGCTGGTTCTGATCGACGCCGGTCGCTCGCTCTACCAGGGGCCCGCCCTCGAGTTGCTCGACGGCGCGGGCGGGGGACTGGCCGTCGCGCCGCAGCGTCCCGGCGATCTCTCGTTGCTGCGCGACCTCCTCGCGGCCCAAGGCCACCGGACCAGGGTGGAGGGCGCACGGATCCTCGTCGAGGTCGACCGGGGCGGCATGGACGACGTGGCCGCGTCGGCGAACCAAGCCGCGTTCGGTGCCGGGATCGTGCTCGTCGAGCTGCACCCGGTCCGTATGACGCTCGAGGACCGTTACCTCGCGCTCGTCGAGGCGGGTGCGCGATGA
- a CDS encoding Calx-beta domain-containing protein, with product MALFALASAPFAATPARAALGGTTKRVSLDAGQDDPDGISLNRSLSADGSLIAFSSEATDLVPGDVNLLRDVFLRDRAGGANVLVSAGIGGASANGRSGEPAISADGRFVAFTSEAANLVAGDTNNSADVFVRDLVAGTTKRVSLGAGGVQGNQASQHPAISGDGKYVAFTSRATNLVSGDSNGRSDVFVRNIVTKTTTRVSLASGGAQGNGNSLRPTISADGRAVAFESLATNFTPTTTSGFSNTFVRVGVSGPPVASTPTVLVSRNLKGKPANADSFLAGVSADATKVVYTSRASNIATTNIVGDANVAADVFEFDVASLTAVRVSVNEFGGDAAGDSFSRAPSNDGRYVAFMSTANDLVSGTGTQATVQDVFLRDLLTGRTILLSYDDNDQKADGNSYKPAITTDGGTVAWRSDAADLVSSDGNTLSDVFVRSTSIVSVGSQSVPEGDTCLHNARFTISLSVPSEDTISVDYATADVTATSGMDYTPTSGTATFVPGTAAVSVSVPVTCDTSIEGTETFTLSLSNLVGISALMGNTVGSGSIQNDDPNSTTAVWRIGAVTVIEGDQGARNARVQVVLSKPKANAVTVDYTTVGGSATSGVDFTPVTGTLTMPAGVTGMPINVPINPDQDPESTETFTVVLSNPQPSAIAVAQGTGTVTILDDDPPYV from the coding sequence GTGGCGCTGTTTGCATTGGCGTCCGCCCCGTTCGCCGCAACTCCCGCCCGGGCCGCTCTCGGCGGCACGACGAAGCGGGTGAGCCTCGATGCCGGCCAGGACGACCCCGACGGGATCAGCCTCAACCGCTCGCTGAGCGCCGACGGCAGTCTCATCGCCTTCTCCTCCGAGGCCACCGACCTGGTGCCTGGGGACGTCAACCTGCTTCGGGACGTCTTCCTCCGTGACCGCGCCGGAGGAGCCAACGTGCTGGTGAGCGCCGGCATCGGGGGTGCCAGTGCCAACGGCCGGAGCGGCGAGCCGGCGATCAGCGCCGACGGGAGGTTCGTGGCCTTCACCTCCGAAGCCGCGAACCTCGTGGCGGGGGACACCAACAACTCGGCCGACGTGTTCGTCCGCGACCTGGTCGCCGGTACCACCAAGCGGGTGAGCCTCGGTGCGGGCGGCGTGCAAGGGAACCAGGCGAGCCAGCACCCGGCCATCTCCGGCGACGGGAAGTACGTGGCGTTCACGTCCCGGGCCACGAACCTGGTCAGCGGCGACAGCAACGGCCGGTCGGACGTCTTCGTCAGGAACATCGTCACCAAGACGACCACCCGCGTGAGCCTGGCCTCCGGGGGCGCCCAGGGGAATGGCAACAGCTTGCGGCCCACAATCAGCGCAGACGGTCGTGCCGTGGCCTTCGAGTCGCTGGCCACCAACTTCACGCCGACGACCACCAGCGGCTTCTCCAACACCTTCGTCCGGGTGGGCGTGTCCGGGCCGCCGGTGGCGAGCACGCCCACGGTCCTGGTCAGCCGCAACCTCAAGGGCAAGCCGGCGAACGCGGACTCGTTCCTCGCCGGCGTCTCGGCCGACGCCACCAAGGTGGTGTACACCTCGCGGGCCTCCAACATCGCGACGACCAACATCGTCGGCGACGCCAACGTCGCCGCCGACGTGTTCGAGTTCGACGTCGCCTCCCTGACGGCCGTGCGCGTGTCGGTCAACGAGTTCGGCGGTGACGCCGCAGGCGATAGCTTCAGCCGAGCGCCCTCGAACGACGGCCGCTATGTCGCCTTCATGTCGACGGCGAACGACCTGGTCAGCGGCACGGGCACGCAGGCCACGGTGCAGGACGTGTTCCTGCGGGACCTGCTCACGGGTCGCACCATCCTCCTCTCCTACGACGACAACGACCAGAAGGCCGACGGCAACAGCTACAAGCCGGCCATCACCACCGACGGCGGAACGGTCGCGTGGCGGTCCGATGCCGCTGATCTCGTCTCGTCCGACGGGAACACGCTCAGCGACGTGTTCGTGCGGAGCACCTCGATCGTGTCGGTCGGGTCACAGTCCGTGCCCGAGGGTGACACCTGCCTGCACAACGCCCGCTTCACCATCAGCCTCTCGGTCCCCTCGGAGGACACGATCAGCGTCGACTACGCCACGGCGGACGTCACCGCGACCAGCGGAATGGATTACACCCCGACGTCCGGGACCGCCACCTTCGTCCCAGGGACGGCGGCGGTTTCGGTGAGCGTTCCCGTCACCTGCGACACCTCGATCGAGGGCACCGAGACGTTCACCCTTTCGCTGAGCAACCTCGTCGGCATCTCGGCACTGATGGGCAACACCGTCGGCTCGGGGTCGATCCAGAACGACGACCCGAACAGCACGACGGCGGTGTGGCGGATCGGCGCCGTCACGGTCATCGAAGGCGATCAGGGCGCACGCAATGCCCGGGTGCAAGTGGTCCTGTCCAAGCCCAAGGCCAACGCCGTGACCGTGGACTACACCACGGTCGGCGGATCGGCCACGTCGGGCGTGGACTTCACGCCTGTCACCGGCACGCTCACCATGCCCGCCGGCGTCACCGGCATGCCGATCAACGTCCCGATCAACCCCGATCAGGACCCCGAGAGCACCGAGACCTTCACCGTGGTGCTCAGCAATCCGCAACCGTCCGCCATCGCCGTGGCACAGGGCACCGGCACGGTGACGATCCTCGACGACGATCCGCCTTACGTCTGA
- a CDS encoding amino acid ABC transporter ATP-binding protein, with protein sequence MTGETPMVRAERVHKRFGRLEVLKGVTMDVGRGQVMVIIGPSGSGKSTFLRCINHLEKIEAGRIWVDGVLVGYREADGKVYELREREVAARRAQIGMVFQRFNLFPHMTAIENVVEAPVQVKGMAQAAAAEIGRRLLDRVGLGEKADAYPSQLSGGQQQRVAIARALAMDPKLMLFDEPTSALDPELVGDVLDVMRDLARQGMTMVVVTHEMGFAREVGDELVFMDGGVVVEHGPPRHVLASPRHQRTRAFLSKVL encoded by the coding sequence ATGACCGGCGAGACGCCCATGGTCCGGGCCGAGCGGGTGCACAAGCGGTTCGGTCGGCTCGAGGTTCTGAAGGGCGTGACGATGGACGTCGGCCGCGGGCAGGTGATGGTGATCATCGGCCCGTCGGGCTCGGGGAAGTCCACCTTTCTGCGGTGCATCAACCACCTCGAGAAGATCGAGGCCGGTCGCATCTGGGTGGACGGAGTGCTCGTGGGCTACCGCGAGGCTGACGGCAAGGTGTACGAGTTGCGCGAGCGGGAGGTGGCGGCCCGCCGGGCGCAGATCGGGATGGTCTTCCAGCGCTTCAACCTGTTCCCCCATATGACCGCCATCGAGAACGTCGTCGAGGCGCCGGTGCAGGTGAAGGGCATGGCGCAGGCCGCGGCCGCCGAGATCGGACGCCGGCTGCTCGACAGGGTCGGGCTGGGCGAGAAGGCCGACGCCTACCCGTCGCAGCTCTCCGGGGGTCAGCAGCAGCGAGTGGCGATCGCCCGGGCGTTGGCCATGGACCCCAAGCTGATGCTCTTCGACGAGCCGACGAGCGCCCTCGACCCCGAGCTGGTCGGCGACGTGCTCGACGTCATGAGGGACCTGGCCCGCCAGGGCATGACGATGGTGGTGGTGACGCACGAGATGGGGTTCGCGCGCGAGGTGGGCGACGAGCTGGTCTTCATGGACGGCGGCGTGGTCGTCGAGCACGGCCCGCCCCGCCACGTGCTGGCCAGCCCTCGGCACCAGCGGACCCGGGCGTTCCTGTCCAAGGTCCTGTGA
- a CDS encoding amino acid ABC transporter permease → MEPAASEGGPEPVDDVVRAVPVRHPWRWVSAVAVSLVVAWILKGVLGVVDAATITQFQFSDLILKGLLLTVEISLLAQVLGTVLGVVLAVMRLSKNPVTSVTAWIYIWLFRGTPVLVQLLFWFAAVPLAFKTFSVGIPFTGVTFYEEPMAQFMTPFVVALLGLGLNEGAYMAEIVRAGILSVDEGQVEAAQALGMLPGRTMRRIVLPQAMRVIIPPTGNEFISMLKTSSLASVVLLEELLRNAQGIYQTNLKNLELLIVASLWYLALTTVASIGQYYLERRYARGAARELPDTPVQRLRRTLWIRTRARVED, encoded by the coding sequence GTGGAACCGGCGGCGTCGGAGGGCGGCCCCGAGCCGGTGGACGACGTCGTCAGAGCAGTTCCCGTCCGCCACCCGTGGCGGTGGGTGTCAGCGGTCGCCGTCTCCCTCGTCGTCGCCTGGATCCTGAAGGGCGTCCTCGGCGTCGTCGACGCGGCGACAATCACCCAGTTCCAGTTCAGCGACCTGATCCTCAAGGGCCTGCTGCTCACCGTCGAGATCTCGCTGCTGGCCCAGGTCCTCGGCACGGTTCTCGGCGTCGTCCTGGCCGTGATGCGCCTGTCGAAGAACCCCGTCACGTCCGTCACGGCGTGGATCTACATCTGGCTGTTCCGGGGTACCCCGGTGCTGGTGCAGCTGCTGTTCTGGTTCGCGGCCGTACCGCTCGCCTTCAAGACCTTCAGCGTCGGGATCCCCTTCACCGGCGTCACGTTCTACGAGGAGCCGATGGCGCAGTTCATGACGCCGTTCGTGGTCGCCCTGCTCGGTCTCGGGTTGAACGAGGGGGCGTACATGGCGGAGATCGTTCGAGCCGGCATCCTCTCCGTCGACGAGGGGCAGGTCGAGGCGGCGCAGGCGCTGGGCATGCTGCCCGGCCGCACCATGCGGAGGATCGTCCTGCCCCAGGCAATGCGCGTGATCATCCCGCCGACCGGGAACGAGTTCATCTCCATGCTCAAGACGTCGTCGCTGGCATCGGTCGTCCTGCTCGAGGAGCTGCTCCGCAACGCGCAGGGGATCTACCAGACCAACCTCAAGAACCTCGAGCTGCTCATCGTGGCGAGCCTCTGGTATCTGGCGCTCACCACCGTGGCCAGCATCGGCCAGTACTACCTGGAGCGGCGTTACGCCCGCGGAGCCGCGCGGGAGCTGCCGGACACGCCGGTCCAACGTCTCCGGCGCACCCTGTGGATCCGCACCCGGGCTCGCGTGGAGGACTGA
- a CDS encoding ABC transporter substrate-binding protein — protein MRRVAAGVAAVTVLLTACGDSGDSGDSGSGTLSVGSDIAYPPVEFYKEGTKEVQGIDYDLCQAMAKEMGRSRCAFRNVTFDGLIPALKAKRFDAIFSAMSDTAARQKELDFVDYFTVGTSIIVKRGNPEKIQSLDDLCGRTIGVQRGTTQEEVAKGQKDTCQSAGKSLEILTFDTDVDAQQALRAGRSVADMNDFPVAAYVAQQAGDFEVVGEQIEAGPYGVGIRKDDTALRESIQKALKAVIASGEYDRILAKWNVTQGALKTAAVNGGS, from the coding sequence ATGAGGCGGGTGGCCGCCGGCGTGGCGGCCGTCACAGTGCTCCTCACGGCGTGCGGGGACAGCGGGGACTCCGGCGACTCGGGTTCCGGCACCCTCTCTGTGGGCTCCGACATCGCCTACCCGCCGGTCGAGTTCTACAAGGAGGGCACCAAGGAGGTGCAGGGGATCGACTACGACCTCTGCCAGGCGATGGCCAAGGAGATGGGTCGGTCGCGCTGCGCGTTCCGGAACGTCACCTTCGACGGATTGATCCCGGCGCTGAAGGCCAAGCGCTTCGACGCCATCTTCTCCGCCATGTCCGACACCGCCGCCCGGCAGAAGGAGCTCGACTTCGTCGACTACTTCACCGTCGGCACGTCGATCATCGTCAAGAGGGGCAACCCCGAGAAGATCCAGAGCCTCGACGACCTGTGCGGACGGACGATCGGCGTCCAGCGGGGCACCACCCAGGAGGAAGTGGCGAAGGGCCAGAAGGACACGTGCCAGTCGGCCGGCAAGAGCCTGGAGATCCTTACCTTCGACACCGACGTGGATGCCCAGCAGGCACTGCGCGCCGGCCGGTCGGTGGCCGACATGAACGACTTCCCCGTCGCCGCCTACGTGGCCCAGCAGGCGGGCGACTTCGAGGTCGTCGGCGAGCAGATCGAAGCGGGCCCGTACGGGGTGGGCATCCGGAAGGACGACACGGCGCTGCGCGAGTCGATCCAGAAGGCGCTGAAGGCGGTGATCGCCAGCGGCGAGTACGACAGGATCCTCGCCAAGTGGAACGTGACCCAGGGCGCCCTGAAGACGGCGGCGGTCAACGGCGGCTCGTAG